Below is a genomic region from Bacteroidota bacterium.
ATGAGCAGAGAAGAGGGAGGACGTACTGAGTTAGTTGTTACTAAGAGTATGAATCTTTTTATAAAATCATTTCTTCGATAAAATTATCTGTTTTGGTGATTGGAAAATAAACTTCCCCTCTAGTCAAAGCCATTAGTGTTTGATTAGAGGGGAAGTTTTATCATAAAGTATTTATTCATTTTTATCTAGCTAAAAAAATCAAAATATTTATCCAGAACAGTATCCAGCTCTTTATATATCATTTCAGGATCATCCTCTGTAACCATCCTCATCCGATGCTCTTTAATATTTGGAAGTCCCTTAAAGTAATTTGTGTAATGCCTTCTCATTTCCCTTACTCCAAGTAATTCTCCTTTCCATTCTATCTCCCACTGCAAATGATTTCTGGCAGCATCTACTCTCTCTTTCATAGTTGGCTGGGCATGGTGCTCCCCCGTTTCTATATAGTGCTTTACCTCTCTAAAAATCCATGGATTACCGATGGCTGCCCTTCCGATCATTACACCGTCTAGGTTGTGATCTTCGAAAAGCATTTTTGCCTTCTCAGGAGTATCAATATCACCGTTTATAATAATAGGTATTTCTATATTCTTATTTTGTTTAAGCTTAATAATAGGTTCCCAGTTAGCTTCTCCCTTATACATTTGGGTTCTTGTACGTCCGTGATAAGCCAGAGCTTTTACTCCGATCTCCTGCATCCTTTCTGCTACCTCTAAAGTGACATCATGGCCATGTTCCCATCCCAGACGGGTTTTAATAGTTACCGGTAAATCTGTGGCATCAACAACAGCTTTGGTCACTTCAACCATTTTGTTGATATCCTTCAGTATTGCTGATCCTGCACCTTTAGCCACAACTTTTTTAACAGGACAGCCCCAATTTATATCAATAACATCAGGTTTTGCCTGCTCAACTATTTTGGTTGTTTGTGCCATAACGTCAGGGTTGGCTCCAAAAATCTGAATAGCTACCGGACGCTCGTATTCAAATATATCAAGCTTTACCTTACTCTTTTCAGCATCACGTATCAATCCTTCAGACGATATAAACTCAGTGTAAAGCATATCAACCCCAAACTGTTTGCAAAGTCTTCTAAATGGAGGATCAGTAACATCTTCCATCGGGGCTAAAAAAAGGGGGTATTTACCCAGGTCTATATTTTCAATTTTCATTATTGCGCTATTTTCAGGCAAATTTACAAAAAGAAGCTAAGTACATCGAGTAATTATGTATCAAGTCTGTTTTCCGGGGAGGGCAACCAGTAAAAAGTAAAAAGTAAAAAGTAAAAAGTAAAAAGTAAAAAGTAAAAAGTAAAAAGTAAAACGGAGTGCCAGCGAGCTAAAGTTGTAAGTGATGTGTGATTAATTTAGCTTAGGTGAAAAAAGAAATAGGCTAAAATAAAAATGAGCTTCCGGTTACAGAAGCTCATTTTAGCGTAAAAAAAACTAGATCCCACTCTAGAATATATTAAAGTTAACTCCAATGGACGCAAAATTTGATCCGCTGACGGTTCTGTCCAAAGCGAGTTGTATGTCGTATTTTTCATTAATGTGATAGAGTGCAGCTAATTCAAGCCCCACACTTCCTGCAGCCGAAGGCAGGAAAAATCTGTATGCGAATCCTCCACCTAAATCAAAGTTACCAACATTAAAAAGAATAACCGATGCAATACTAAGGTGGTGTATGTCAGAATTTGTTATTACACCATCTATTGCAGTGAATTCGTGGTTGTACTCATATGAGTAACTTGCAGATGTTTTAATCATGAAACCTCCTTCATCGAAATACTCTGTCAAACCAAATTCAGCTTTAGGTCCAACATTCGAATAAGCTAATCCTCCATATAGTTTTGACTGACCATATGACACAGATGTGATGGCGATAAACGCAATTAGTATCAGAATTTTTTTCATATCAAGGATTGTTATTTAAGATTAAACAACATTAAATTAATGGTTAAGGTTAACGGCTAATTAGTGATCATACCAAAATTAATAATGTTATTATACCGGCGATAATTATAAAAGTTAAAGTCTTGTAAGAATATTCTTTTACGCTTTCCGTAGTCTTAACTTACGTACTTGTTAGTCTTTAATTATTGAAGTAAAATATATAGAATCTTAGGTTTAGAATAGGGTGTTTACTTTTAATATGCCTTATTTTACAGGGGGTATAAGATGTTTTTGTCCGAAAT
It encodes:
- the dusB gene encoding tRNA dihydrouridine synthase DusB, with amino-acid sequence MMKIENIDLGKYPLFLAPMEDVTDPPFRRLCKQFGVDMLYTEFISSEGLIRDAEKSKVKLDIFEYERPVAIQIFGANPDVMAQTTKIVEQAKPDVIDINWGCPVKKVVAKGAGSAILKDINKMVEVTKAVVDATDLPVTIKTRLGWEHGHDVTLEVAERMQEIGVKALAYHGRTRTQMYKGEANWEPIIKLKQNKNIEIPIIINGDIDTPEKAKMLFEDHNLDGVMIGRAAIGNPWIFREVKHYIETGEHHAQPTMKERVDAARNHLQWEIEWKGELLGVREMRRHYTNYFKGLPNIKEHRMRMVTEDDPEMIYKELDTVLDKYFDFFS